In Microscilla marina ATCC 23134, one genomic interval encodes:
- a CDS encoding homoserine O-acetyltransferase family protein — MSTFAHQGVYSLESGESLHGFNIEYKTLGKLNSKRNNVVWVCHALTANAEADDWWEGLIGNGQAIDPAKHFIVCANMLGSCYGSTHALSINPDTQHPYYHNFPILTNRDIVGAMDLLRQHLSIEKIQVCIGGSMGGQQAIEWAIIQPDVIENLVLLATNARHSAWGIAFNESQRMAIENDHSWQQPTPTAGMAGLKVARSIALLSYRHYGVYKATQTDQDTSKLENFRATSYQEYQGKKLQKRFNAYAYWTLSKAMDSHNVGRGRGGEKAALTRIKARTVVIGVDTDVLFPVSEQKFLAAHIPQAQYYEIQSLYGHDGFLIETSKITDIIQQTNYLNNTLIYN, encoded by the coding sequence ATGTCAACATTTGCACACCAGGGGGTATACTCACTGGAATCAGGAGAAAGTCTGCACGGGTTTAACATAGAGTACAAAACACTGGGTAAACTCAATAGTAAACGTAATAATGTGGTATGGGTGTGCCACGCATTGACCGCCAACGCTGAAGCTGATGATTGGTGGGAGGGGCTCATAGGTAATGGACAGGCCATTGATCCAGCAAAGCACTTTATTGTTTGTGCCAATATGCTGGGGTCTTGCTATGGATCTACCCACGCTTTGTCAATAAACCCTGACACCCAACATCCCTATTACCACAACTTTCCAATACTTACTAACCGAGACATTGTGGGAGCAATGGACTTACTCAGACAACACTTAAGTATAGAAAAAATACAGGTTTGCATTGGAGGTTCTATGGGTGGGCAGCAAGCTATAGAGTGGGCAATCATACAACCAGATGTGATAGAAAACTTAGTTTTGTTGGCAACTAATGCCCGGCATTCTGCCTGGGGCATTGCTTTTAACGAGTCGCAAAGAATGGCCATAGAAAATGACCATTCGTGGCAACAACCTACACCCACCGCAGGTATGGCGGGGCTCAAGGTGGCACGATCTATTGCTTTACTGTCTTATAGGCATTATGGGGTGTATAAGGCTACACAAACCGATCAGGATACTTCAAAACTAGAAAACTTCAGGGCTACTTCTTACCAGGAATACCAAGGCAAAAAACTTCAGAAGAGATTCAATGCTTACGCTTACTGGACACTGTCGAAAGCGATGGATAGTCACAACGTAGGGAGAGGACGAGGCGGAGAAAAAGCGGCGTTGACACGTATAAAGGCACGTACTGTGGTAATTGGGGTAGATACTGACGTGTTGTTTCCAGTATCAGAACAAAAATTTTTGGCAGCTCACATACCCCAGGCGCAATATTATGAGATACAATCATTGTATGGACACGATGGTTTTTTGATTGAGACCAGTAAGATTACTGACATCATTCAACAGACCAACTATTTAAACAATACTTTAATATATAATTAG
- a CDS encoding O-acetylhomoserine aminocarboxypropyltransferase/cysteine synthase family protein, whose amino-acid sequence MSKTYHFDTLQLHAGQEVDPTTGARAVPLYQTTSYAFKDASHGANLFALKEFGNIYTRIMNPTTDVFEKRIAALEGGVAALATASGQSAQFIALNNILQAGENFVSTSFLYGGTYNQFKVAFKRLGIEVRFADGDKVASFEQLIDEKTKAIYVETIGNPEFNVPDFEAIAALAQRHDLPLVVDNTFGAAGYLCRPIEHGASIVTASATKWIGGHGTSIGGVIIDSGKFNWGNGKYPQFTEPSEGYQGLNFWETFGADSPFGNIAYIIRARVEGLRDFGPAISPFNSFLLLQGLETLSLRVQRTVDNALALSQWLAQHEQVESVNYAGLATSEYHQLAKKYLKHGFGGVLSFKVKGGREKAEAFVNSLELVSHLANVGDAKTLIIHPASTTHQQLSDEAQLAAGVHPAQLRVSVGIEHIDDIKGDFEQAFAKVFGEAVLES is encoded by the coding sequence ATGTCGAAAACATATCACTTTGATACACTTCAATTACACGCTGGACAAGAGGTAGACCCTACTACAGGAGCCCGTGCTGTACCTCTTTATCAAACTACTTCTTATGCTTTTAAAGATGCGTCGCACGGAGCCAACCTATTTGCCCTAAAAGAGTTTGGCAATATCTATACACGCATTATGAACCCAACAACCGATGTGTTTGAAAAACGTATTGCAGCCCTTGAAGGAGGAGTTGCTGCTTTGGCAACTGCCTCGGGTCAATCGGCACAATTTATTGCACTAAATAATATATTACAAGCAGGCGAAAACTTTGTATCTACGTCGTTTTTGTATGGGGGCACCTACAATCAATTCAAGGTAGCTTTTAAACGTTTAGGCATTGAAGTGCGCTTTGCTGATGGAGATAAAGTGGCAAGTTTTGAGCAACTCATTGATGAAAAAACCAAAGCTATTTATGTAGAAACTATTGGTAACCCAGAGTTTAACGTGCCAGATTTTGAGGCAATCGCGGCTTTGGCACAACGCCATGATTTGCCATTGGTGGTAGACAATACTTTTGGAGCTGCCGGGTATTTGTGCCGTCCAATTGAGCACGGGGCTTCTATTGTAACTGCTTCGGCTACTAAGTGGATTGGTGGACACGGTACCAGTATTGGAGGGGTCATCATTGACTCAGGCAAATTTAATTGGGGGAATGGTAAATACCCACAGTTTACAGAGCCTTCAGAAGGATATCAAGGTCTTAACTTTTGGGAAACTTTCGGAGCAGATAGTCCTTTTGGCAACATTGCCTATATCATAAGAGCCCGAGTAGAGGGATTGCGTGACTTTGGCCCTGCCATTAGCCCTTTCAACTCTTTCTTATTGTTGCAGGGGTTAGAAACACTTTCATTAAGAGTACAACGTACTGTAGACAATGCTTTGGCACTGAGCCAATGGCTGGCACAACACGAACAGGTGGAGTCGGTAAACTACGCAGGATTAGCCACTAGTGAATACCACCAACTGGCAAAAAAATACCTCAAGCATGGGTTTGGCGGGGTGCTAAGTTTTAAAGTAAAGGGAGGCAGAGAAAAAGCGGAGGCGTTTGTAAACAGCCTGGAACTAGTGAGTCACCTGGCTAATGTAGGAGATGCTAAAACGCTGATTATTCATCCAGCTTCTACCACTCACCAACAACTGTCAGACGAGGCTCAATTGGCAGCTGGTGTACATCCAGCTCAACTAAGGGTATCGGTAGGTATAGAACATATAGACGACATTAAAGGAGATTTCGAACAAGCGTTTGCCAAGGTGTTTGGCGAAGCAGTGTTAGAGTCTTGA
- the glmS gene encoding glutamine--fructose-6-phosphate transaminase (isomerizing) gives MCGIVAYTGHREAFPIILKGLKRLEYRGYDSAGVALLNGDLSVYKKKGKVAELEEFVAGQSLDGTIGIGHTRWATHGEPNDTNAHPHQSFSGDLAIIHNGIIENYESIRQELVNKGHQFTSDTDTEVLIHFIEDIQKNSNTSLEEAVRLALQKVVGAYAIVVMSHKEPKQLIAARKGSPLVIGVGKGEYFIASDATPIVEYTNEVIYLDDREIAVIDGDQLSIKNIDSVPKTPYIHTIDMELEAIEKGGYEHFMLKEIFEQSKSITASMRGRVVADKHRLHLGGLTEYFNRLMSADRIMIVACGTSWHAGLVAEYLFEEFARVPVEVEYASEFRYRNPVIRENDVVIAISQSGETADTLAAIELAKSKGAIIFGVCNVVGASIPRATQAGAYIHAGPEIGVASTKAFTGQITVLTMMALMLAHRKGTISESKFREFLAELEKIPAKVEQALKLNDQIKYISDVFKDARNFLYLGRGYNFPVALEGALKLKEISYIHAEGYPAAEMKHGPIALIDEEMPVVFIATADSSYEKVVSNIQEVKARRGKVIAIVTEGDTQIKNIADHVIEIPKTPEALTPLISVIPLQLLSYHVAVMRGCNVDQPRNLAKSVTVE, from the coding sequence ATGTGTGGAATAGTAGCTTATACAGGACACAGAGAAGCTTTTCCTATAATCCTAAAAGGACTAAAAAGACTTGAATATAGAGGGTATGACAGTGCTGGGGTTGCCTTACTCAATGGCGACTTGAGTGTGTACAAAAAGAAAGGTAAGGTAGCAGAACTTGAAGAGTTTGTTGCAGGACAGAGCCTTGATGGAACTATAGGAATAGGGCATACACGTTGGGCAACCCACGGAGAGCCCAATGACACTAACGCTCACCCTCATCAGTCTTTCAGTGGCGATTTAGCTATCATACATAATGGAATTATTGAAAACTATGAATCTATCCGTCAGGAGTTGGTAAATAAGGGGCACCAGTTTACCAGTGATACTGACACAGAAGTGTTGATTCATTTCATAGAAGATATTCAAAAAAACTCCAATACATCTTTAGAAGAAGCAGTAAGATTGGCCTTGCAAAAAGTTGTGGGTGCTTATGCAATTGTTGTAATGTCACACAAGGAACCTAAACAACTGATTGCCGCTCGAAAGGGTAGCCCACTAGTAATAGGTGTAGGCAAAGGTGAGTATTTTATTGCATCAGATGCAACCCCTATTGTAGAGTATACCAATGAAGTAATTTACCTGGATGATAGGGAAATTGCAGTAATAGATGGAGACCAATTAAGCATTAAAAATATAGACTCTGTGCCTAAAACTCCCTATATCCATACCATTGATATGGAACTGGAAGCTATAGAAAAAGGAGGCTATGAGCATTTTATGCTAAAAGAGATATTTGAGCAATCAAAGTCTATTACGGCCAGCATGCGGGGAAGAGTAGTAGCTGACAAACATCGTTTGCATTTGGGTGGTCTTACTGAGTACTTTAACCGTTTGATGAGTGCAGATCGAATTATGATTGTGGCTTGTGGTACATCATGGCACGCAGGGCTAGTAGCAGAGTATTTGTTTGAAGAGTTTGCCAGGGTGCCTGTCGAGGTTGAATATGCTTCTGAGTTTCGATATAGAAACCCTGTTATCAGAGAAAATGATGTAGTGATTGCCATTTCTCAATCGGGTGAAACCGCCGATACACTGGCCGCCATAGAGCTTGCCAAATCAAAAGGAGCCATTATTTTTGGCGTATGCAATGTGGTTGGCGCCTCTATTCCGAGGGCTACACAGGCTGGTGCTTATATTCATGCAGGTCCCGAAATAGGTGTAGCAAGTACCAAAGCTTTTACTGGACAAATCACTGTACTTACTATGATGGCATTGATGCTTGCTCATAGAAAAGGAACTATTTCTGAAAGTAAATTCAGAGAATTTTTAGCTGAACTTGAAAAGATTCCAGCCAAAGTAGAACAAGCTCTTAAGTTAAACGATCAGATAAAATATATTTCAGATGTATTCAAAGATGCCCGCAACTTTTTATACCTCGGACGAGGCTATAACTTTCCTGTGGCTCTCGAAGGAGCTTTAAAGCTTAAGGAAATTTCTTATATACATGCTGAAGGATACCCAGCTGCCGAAATGAAGCACGGACCTATTGCTTTGATTGACGAAGAAATGCCAGTGGTGTTTATTGCTACAGCAGATAGTAGTTATGAAAAGGTAGTATCTAATATTCAAGAGGTGAAAGCACGCCGTGGAAAAGTAATTGCCATAGTAACTGAGGGGGATACTCAAATTAAAAATATAGCAGATCATGTAATTGAAATTCCTAAAACACCAGAAGCACTCACTCCGTTAATTTCGGTCATACCTTTACAGTTATTGTCGTACCATGTGGCAGTAATGCGTGGATGTAATGTAGACCAACCACGAAACCTTGCCAAGTCGGTGACAGTAGAGTAA
- a CDS encoding DUF4270 family protein, which produces MNWSELIKRRANLLLLITIFFISCESPKNIGLDHPNPNGSIGVFFEDSFDLQPKTVLLDSMPTSGSHIVLVGEHSDPVFGDIKANAFMDLSPSFLVDSSKITLTGTNQVFKSLTLNLPLRYTYGVDFSQTDDPQTIEIYELKDTLELGKTYINTDVVEYDATRLLGTVTFKPKELIDTKAGALGVEITDTDYQQRIFNATVGRATLDEFINQVKGIAIVYKSGSSNAILGFDRTVASLNMAYSAEVDGQINNDLIYSVFFSNEINRTNTVPVFNQIRSTNRSSVLRALSNTTTEVEGTPILHTQAGTGVVARIDLVDVLKLKQKGEVSINKAELVFSPLLETVNNKAHPIPSHLILIQANGNNYDRLPNGRSALWVNEEVPNLDNFGRHLSVYNSVFKHYTYNITQQLQQVLNGSQGTQLFVVPSALTSDNNHTGAIGGESVTRLMIDNQASSNRKIQLKVFYTIVKQ; this is translated from the coding sequence ATGAACTGGTCGGAGTTAATTAAGAGACGCGCGAATTTATTATTACTTATCACCATTTTTTTTATTTCTTGTGAAAGTCCAAAAAACATAGGATTAGATCATCCAAACCCCAATGGTTCAATTGGGGTTTTTTTTGAGGATAGTTTTGACCTGCAACCCAAAACAGTGTTGCTCGACAGTATGCCTACCTCAGGTAGCCATATAGTTTTAGTAGGCGAACACTCAGATCCTGTATTTGGAGACATAAAAGCCAACGCTTTTATGGATTTATCTCCTTCTTTTCTTGTGGACTCTTCAAAAATCACCCTTACAGGTACCAATCAGGTTTTCAAAAGTCTTACTTTAAATTTACCACTTAGGTATACTTATGGGGTAGATTTTTCGCAAACTGATGACCCACAAACAATTGAAATTTATGAGTTAAAAGACACACTAGAGCTAGGTAAAACTTATATTAACACTGATGTAGTAGAATATGATGCCACCCGTTTGCTTGGCACGGTTACATTTAAACCCAAAGAGCTAATAGACACTAAAGCTGGTGCATTAGGAGTTGAAATTACTGATACAGACTATCAGCAAAGAATTTTTAATGCTACTGTGGGCAGAGCTACCTTAGATGAGTTTATCAATCAGGTAAAAGGGATAGCTATTGTGTACAAATCAGGAAGCAGTAATGCCATTCTTGGGTTCGACCGTACTGTTGCTAGTCTAAATATGGCATATTCGGCAGAGGTAGATGGACAAATCAATAATGACCTAATCTATAGTGTATTTTTTAGCAATGAAATTAACCGTACCAATACCGTCCCTGTTTTCAATCAAATTCGATCAACCAATAGATCAAGTGTACTTAGAGCACTGAGTAACACCACCACTGAGGTAGAAGGCACTCCCATCCTGCACACTCAAGCGGGTACAGGAGTAGTGGCACGTATAGACTTGGTAGATGTGTTGAAGCTTAAACAAAAGGGGGAGGTATCTATCAACAAAGCTGAATTAGTTTTCTCGCCATTGCTAGAGACAGTAAACAATAAAGCACACCCTATACCTTCACACCTCATACTTATACAAGCCAATGGCAATAACTACGACAGGTTGCCTAACGGACGTTCTGCCTTATGGGTGAATGAAGAAGTGCCCAACCTTGACAACTTTGGACGCCACTTATCAGTGTATAACAGTGTATTTAAACACTACACCTATAACATTACCCAGCAATTACAGCAGGTATTGAACGGTTCACAAGGTACCCAACTATTTGTAGTACCCAGTGCCCTCACTAGCGACAATAACCATACAGGAGCTATAGGAGGAGAAAGTGTTACCAGGCTAATGATTGACAATCAAGCCTCATCTAATCGTAAAATACAATTGAAAGTGTTTTATACAATTGTAAAACAATAA
- a CDS encoding glycogen/starch synthase: MQKTRVLYVASEINPFLETSQVADFVRRLPQAMQERGMEIRILVPRFGLINERKNRLHEVVRLSGINITVGEEEKPLVIKVASIPNAKLQVYFIDNEDYFHRKSVFLDKEDNFYEDNDERAIFFCKGVLETVKKLGWAPDIVHCNDWITGLIPMYLKTTYKNDPVFKNSKSIFTIYNNYFEYKFDKNLLNKVKMVDIEDDMLTSMQSTDFDGFVKVGIEYADAVIKAEESYSESLNKLFTEFEQDKKIDSIEADENLSDSYYNLYNELVGVN; the protein is encoded by the coding sequence ATGCAAAAGACTCGAGTATTATATGTTGCCAGTGAGATTAACCCTTTCCTTGAAACATCTCAAGTAGCTGATTTTGTTAGGCGGTTACCGCAAGCCATGCAAGAGCGAGGGATGGAAATTAGGATATTGGTTCCTCGTTTTGGTTTGATTAATGAAAGAAAAAATCGTTTGCATGAGGTGGTAAGGCTATCAGGAATCAATATTACAGTAGGTGAAGAGGAAAAACCACTAGTGATTAAGGTAGCGTCTATACCCAATGCCAAGCTTCAGGTATATTTTATTGACAACGAAGATTACTTCCACCGCAAGTCTGTTTTCTTAGATAAAGAAGATAATTTTTACGAAGACAACGATGAGCGAGCCATTTTCTTCTGTAAAGGCGTATTGGAGACAGTGAAAAAGTTAGGCTGGGCACCAGACATTGTTCACTGTAATGATTGGATCACAGGATTGATTCCTATGTACTTAAAAACTACCTATAAGAATGATCCGGTATTCAAAAACTCCAAATCTATTTTTACCATTTACAATAATTACTTTGAGTATAAATTTGACAAAAATTTGTTAAACAAAGTAAAAATGGTAGATATTGAGGACGACATGCTAACTTCCATGCAATCTACCGACTTTGATGGTTTTGTTAAAGTAGGTATTGAGTATGCAGATGCTGTCATCAAAGCCGAGGAATCTTACAGTGAGAGCCTCAACAAACTTTTCACCGAGTTTGAACAAGACAAAAAAATCGATTCTATCGAAGCAGATGAAAATTTATCGGATTCATATTATAACCTTTACAATGAACTGGTCGGAGTTAATTAA
- the panC gene encoding pantoate--beta-alanine ligase — translation MFIFEDIIDLKNHLKVEKQQYSIGFVPTMGALHQGHLSLIDRAKADNDVVVCSIFVNPTQFNNVEDLKNYPKTIKEDKKLLEAHHCDVLFLPDAHTMYPVPAKTSFSFGHLEQTMEGEHRAGHFNGVALVVSKLFHLIKPHRAYFGQKDLQQFIIIHQLVQDLLFDLEVVCCPIVREDDGLAMSSRNLRLTASQRPIASKLYEALMLARHSLLEGYGVSKTKQTIQNFFNDLSDLQLEYFEVVKSATLETVDSVSDTFQVSLCIAAFLGDVRLIDNVFLFDKKGIF, via the coding sequence ATGTTTATTTTTGAAGATATTATTGATCTAAAAAACCATCTGAAGGTCGAGAAGCAGCAGTACAGTATTGGTTTTGTACCTACTATGGGGGCTTTGCATCAGGGGCATTTGTCGCTCATCGACCGGGCTAAGGCAGATAATGATGTAGTAGTTTGCAGTATTTTTGTAAATCCTACCCAGTTTAATAACGTAGAAGACCTCAAAAATTATCCTAAAACTATCAAAGAAGATAAAAAACTCCTGGAGGCCCACCATTGTGATGTACTTTTTTTGCCCGATGCCCACACTATGTATCCTGTTCCTGCGAAAACTTCTTTTAGTTTTGGGCACCTTGAGCAAACAATGGAAGGTGAGCACCGCGCTGGACATTTCAATGGGGTGGCTTTGGTCGTTTCTAAACTATTTCACTTAATAAAGCCTCACCGGGCATACTTTGGGCAAAAAGACTTGCAGCAATTTATAATTATTCATCAGTTGGTACAAGACCTGTTATTTGACCTTGAGGTGGTGTGTTGTCCTATTGTACGCGAAGATGATGGTTTAGCTATGTCATCACGTAATTTGAGGTTAACAGCTTCACAACGCCCGATAGCCAGCAAATTATACGAAGCCTTAATGTTGGCGAGACACTCTTTGCTTGAGGGGTATGGTGTGAGTAAAACTAAGCAAACAATACAAAATTTTTTCAATGATTTAAGTGATTTACAGTTAGAATATTTTGAAGTAGTGAAAAGTGCAACACTGGAAACTGTAGATTCAGTAAGTGATACTTTTCAAGTGTCTTTATGTATTGCAGCATTTTTGGGCGATGTACGTTTGATTGATAATGTATTTTTATTTGATAAAAAGGGTATCTTTTAA
- the panD gene encoding aspartate 1-decarboxylase, which produces MLVEVLHSKIHRAKVTQAELHYVGSITIDEDLMDAAGLFENQKVQVVDINNGERLETYVIKGERGSGQICLNGAAARKVQVGDLIIIIAYAMMEIEEAKKYEPRVIFPDENNQVINTSIASL; this is translated from the coding sequence ATGTTGGTAGAAGTTTTACATTCAAAAATACATAGAGCAAAAGTAACTCAAGCTGAATTGCATTATGTAGGAAGCATCACTATTGATGAAGATTTAATGGATGCTGCTGGGTTATTTGAAAATCAAAAAGTACAAGTCGTTGATATTAACAATGGTGAACGACTTGAGACTTATGTAATTAAGGGAGAGCGTGGCTCAGGGCAGATTTGCCTGAATGGAGCAGCTGCCCGAAAAGTACAAGTGGGCGATTTGATTATTATTATTGCCTATGCAATGATGGAAATAGAAGAAGCTAAAAAGTATGAGCCACGGGTGATATTTCCTGACGAAAACAATCAGGTGATTAACACCTCGATAGCTTCTCTATAA
- a CDS encoding lysylphosphatidylglycerol synthase transmembrane domain-containing protein: MSATVRKVLQYVISLAIATALLLYLFQDFNFQLIAEAFKKADYKWVVLSAVLTFTSHLMRAHRWNIILKPLGYTPSLYTSFLAVMSGYFINLVVPRGGEVARSGLLQKMERIPATKAFGTIVLERIIDVLILGTLIVMLLAVEVDQITQIITSTFSSKLSGLQSKFYLIVIAGVGLLLLTVLIFFRFKQKIQQSLLYAKGMDIVKKVLEGVVSILKVKNQGAFWFHTIGIWAMYYLMAFVLFQCFPITSDLSPWVGFTVLVVGGIGMAAPVQGGIGAYHILITPVLMYYLASKNPQKDEVLSIVTFMHAAQTLVTIMIGGVALWLSTAMTKRQNAQSLPEEDMTEEEIKAVQ, encoded by the coding sequence ATGAGCGCAACTGTTCGTAAAGTTTTGCAATATGTAATATCTCTGGCAATAGCTACAGCTTTATTACTTTACTTATTTCAGGATTTTAACTTTCAACTAATTGCTGAGGCTTTCAAAAAAGCTGATTACAAGTGGGTTGTTTTATCTGCTGTTTTGACTTTTACAAGTCACCTCATGCGTGCTCACCGTTGGAATATTATACTCAAACCATTGGGGTATACTCCTTCTCTTTATACTTCTTTTCTTGCCGTGATGTCAGGCTACTTTATCAACCTAGTTGTACCCCGTGGAGGAGAAGTAGCAAGAAGTGGTTTATTACAGAAAATGGAACGTATACCTGCTACTAAAGCATTTGGTACCATTGTATTAGAGCGTATCATTGATGTACTGATCTTGGGTACTTTAATTGTCATGCTACTTGCCGTAGAAGTTGATCAGATAACACAAATTATTACCAGTACTTTTAGCTCTAAGCTATCAGGTTTACAAAGTAAGTTCTATTTAATTGTTATTGCCGGGGTGGGCTTATTGTTACTCACAGTCTTGATATTTTTCCGATTTAAACAAAAAATACAGCAATCACTTTTGTATGCCAAAGGAATGGACATTGTCAAGAAAGTTTTGGAAGGAGTTGTAAGTATTTTAAAAGTAAAAAACCAAGGAGCTTTCTGGTTCCATACCATTGGTATTTGGGCCATGTATTATCTGATGGCATTTGTGTTATTTCAATGTTTTCCAATTACGTCAGACCTTAGCCCTTGGGTAGGTTTTACGGTGTTGGTAGTAGGGGGAATAGGGATGGCGGCTCCAGTTCAAGGAGGTATAGGTGCCTACCATATTCTGATTACCCCCGTCTTAATGTATTACCTGGCAAGTAAGAACCCACAAAAAGACGAAGTTTTGAGTATTGTTACTTTTATGCATGCTGCACAAACACTAGTGACCATTATGATTGGTGGGGTAGCCCTGTGGTTGAGCACCGCCATGACTAAAAGGCAAAACGCACAATCTTTACCTGAAGAAGATATGACAGAGGAGGAAATAAAAGCGGTACAATAA
- the rfaE2 gene encoding D-glycero-beta-D-manno-heptose 1-phosphate adenylyltransferase, with amino-acid sequence MPTSDKIYASEQVLLPVISTWKTAGNKVVFTNGCFDIVHLGHLDYLEKARQLGHKLVVGLNTDDSIKRLKGSSRPIIPQIARARLLAALEFVDAVVLFGDDTPLQLIKTLLPDVLTKGNDYAIENIIGADVVLAKGGSVETIELVEGYSTSSIIEKILTVHQ; translated from the coding sequence ATGCCTACATCTGATAAAATATACGCTTCTGAACAAGTGTTGTTGCCCGTAATAAGTACTTGGAAAACAGCTGGTAATAAAGTTGTATTTACCAATGGTTGTTTTGATATTGTTCACTTGGGGCACCTCGATTACCTTGAAAAAGCCCGACAATTAGGGCATAAACTAGTGGTAGGGTTAAACACCGATGACTCTATCAAGCGACTCAAAGGTAGCTCCCGTCCAATTATTCCTCAAATAGCGAGAGCAAGACTGCTTGCTGCACTTGAGTTTGTAGATGCAGTGGTGCTTTTTGGTGATGATACCCCTTTGCAATTGATCAAAACATTGTTGCCTGATGTTCTTACCAAAGGTAATGACTATGCAATAGAAAATATTATAGGGGCTGATGTGGTGCTGGCTAAGGGTGGAAGCGTGGAAACCATTGAGTTGGTAGAAGGTTACTCTACGTCAAGTATCATTGAGAAAATCCTTACTGTACATCAATAA
- a CDS encoding zinc metallopeptidase, translating to MAFVIIFVVFLLISFLVQNRLKSKFREYSQETLVSGLTGAQVAQKMLEDHRIYDVEVVCVEGRLSDHYNPGTKTIALSEEVFHGASAAAAAVAAHETGHAVQHAQAYSMLEIRSMLVPVQNASSTILNTIFILSFLGGIIFNLFSYQTVLTIIVASYSVITLFSFITLPVEFDASKRALAWIEDNKIVTTSEQAMAKDALHWAAMTYVVGALASLTFLLYYVFQMLASD from the coding sequence ATGGCATTTGTAATCATTTTTGTTGTTTTCCTACTTATTAGTTTTTTAGTGCAAAATCGCCTGAAATCAAAGTTTAGGGAGTATTCACAAGAAACACTTGTATCAGGCCTTACGGGAGCTCAGGTAGCTCAAAAAATGTTAGAGGATCACCGGATATACGACGTTGAGGTAGTATGTGTAGAAGGTAGGCTAAGTGATCATTATAACCCTGGCACTAAAACCATTGCATTAAGCGAAGAAGTGTTTCACGGAGCTTCGGCCGCCGCTGCTGCAGTGGCAGCCCACGAAACTGGACACGCAGTACAACATGCGCAAGCGTATAGTATGCTCGAAATTCGCTCTATGTTGGTGCCTGTTCAAAATGCAAGCTCTACTATTTTGAACACGATTTTTATCTTAAGCTTCTTAGGAGGCATTATTTTTAACTTATTTAGTTACCAAACAGTGCTTACTATCATAGTAGCTTCTTATTCTGTGATTACCTTATTTAGTTTTATTACTTTACCTGTAGAGTTTGATGCAAGCAAGCGTGCACTCGCCTGGATAGAAGATAATAAAATTGTGACTACCAGTGAGCAGGCAATGGCAAAAGATGCCCTACACTGGGCAGCTATGACCTATGTAGTAGGAGCGTTGGCTTCGCTTACTTTCTTGTTATATTATGTATTCCAGATGCTTGCCAGCGACTAG